Proteins found in one Nostoc sp. NIES-3756 genomic segment:
- a CDS encoding peptidase domain-containing ABC transporter — MKYQIVLQHSEEDCGAACIATIAKHYGRTFAITHVREAVGTGQLGTTLLGLKRGAENLGFNTRQVRATPELIDKLHQAPLPAIIHWKGYHWVVLYGQKGKKYVVADPGVGVRYLSREELIAGWANRVMLLLVPDEIRFYQQESDNVGDFGRFLARVIPYRSILTEAIFLNLVMGILSLSSPFLIQILTDDVLVRGDTQLLTTVGIGVVAMNLFSSTLRLVQSNLIAHFAQRLELGLILDFGRQILRLPLTYYESRRSGEIVSRLRDIQEINQLISQVVLRLPSQTFIAVVSLGFMLFYSYKLLVLAILAALLMTASTVIFLPSLRRKINNVLIKEAENQGVLVETFKGALTLKTANAAPQAWEEIQSRFGSLANLTFSTIQITIINNVFSGLISGLGNLAILWFGSSLVIGKELSIGQLLAFNAMNANFIALITTMIDFIDKFARVQTATQRITEVIDSTPEDDNEEGKPWATIPGEANIICNNLNFHHTGRTDLLKDFSITIPGGKVTALIGKSGCGKSTLAKLIAGLYPLQSGSIRFGMYNQKDLLLASIRQQVVLVPQEAHFWSRTILDNFCFSHPNASFEEIVRACQIAGADEFINELPDNYQTVLGEFGANISGGQKQRLALARAIVSDPPILILDESTSALDPILEAQVLDKILYYRQGKTTIMISHRPRVILRADFIIMLDRGQLKIQGCSDDLQGQSGEHLDFLIP, encoded by the coding sequence ATGAAATATCAAATCGTTTTACAACACAGTGAAGAAGACTGTGGGGCTGCTTGTATTGCAACTATAGCCAAACATTACGGACGCACATTTGCTATTACCCATGTACGGGAAGCAGTGGGTACAGGACAACTAGGTACTACACTTTTGGGTTTAAAACGTGGTGCAGAAAATCTAGGTTTCAACACCCGTCAAGTTAGAGCTACTCCAGAATTAATTGATAAACTCCATCAAGCCCCACTCCCAGCCATTATTCATTGGAAGGGTTATCACTGGGTTGTTTTATACGGACAGAAAGGCAAAAAATACGTTGTTGCAGATCCTGGTGTTGGCGTTCGCTACCTCAGCCGTGAAGAATTAATTGCAGGTTGGGCGAACCGTGTCATGCTCCTATTAGTACCAGATGAAATCCGTTTTTATCAGCAAGAGTCTGATAATGTAGGCGATTTTGGACGTTTCTTAGCGCGTGTTATACCTTATCGCTCTATTTTAACCGAGGCGATTTTCCTCAATTTAGTGATGGGAATCCTCTCTCTGTCTTCTCCTTTTTTAATTCAAATTCTTACAGATGATGTCTTGGTGCGGGGAGACACTCAACTACTAACTACCGTAGGTATTGGTGTTGTAGCCATGAATCTTTTTAGTAGTACTTTAAGGTTAGTCCAGTCTAATCTCATTGCCCATTTTGCTCAACGCTTAGAATTAGGACTAATTCTAGATTTTGGTAGACAGATACTACGCCTACCTCTAACTTATTACGAATCTCGCCGTAGTGGTGAGATTGTTAGTCGTTTACGAGATATTCAAGAAATTAATCAGCTAATTTCCCAAGTTGTGCTGCGTCTTCCTAGCCAAACTTTTATTGCTGTGGTTTCCTTGGGATTTATGCTGTTCTACAGTTATAAGCTACTTGTTCTTGCTATTTTAGCTGCCTTATTAATGACGGCTTCGACTGTAATATTTCTACCTTCTCTACGTCGGAAGATTAATAACGTCCTTATCAAAGAAGCAGAAAATCAAGGTGTTTTAGTCGAAACTTTTAAAGGCGCACTCACTTTAAAAACTGCTAATGCTGCACCCCAAGCTTGGGAAGAAATTCAAAGTCGTTTTGGGAGTTTGGCAAATCTTACATTTAGCACTATTCAAATTACAATTATCAATAATGTATTTTCTGGTTTAATTTCCGGTCTTGGTAATCTTGCCATTTTGTGGTTTGGTAGTAGTTTGGTTATTGGCAAGGAATTAAGTATTGGGCAACTGCTGGCATTTAATGCGATGAATGCTAATTTCATCGCATTAATTACGACGATGATTGATTTTATAGATAAATTTGCTCGTGTACAAACTGCAACCCAACGTATTACCGAAGTTATCGACAGTACCCCAGAAGATGACAACGAAGAAGGTAAACCTTGGGCAACAATTCCTGGTGAGGCTAATATTATCTGTAATAATCTGAATTTTCATCATACAGGCAGAACAGATTTATTAAAAGATTTTTCTATAACTATTCCTGGTGGTAAAGTTACGGCTTTAATTGGTAAATCTGGTTGCGGTAAAAGTACCTTAGCAAAATTAATTGCTGGGTTATATCCTTTGCAATCTGGTAGTATTCGTTTTGGCATGTATAACCAGAAAGATTTATTGTTAGCCAGCATCCGTCAACAAGTGGTTTTGGTTCCTCAAGAGGCTCACTTTTGGAGTCGGACAATTTTAGATAATTTCTGTTTTAGTCATCCTAATGCTTCTTTTGAGGAAATTGTCAGAGCTTGTCAAATTGCTGGGGCTGATGAATTTATTAATGAGTTACCCGATAATTACCAAACTGTTTTAGGCGAATTTGGTGCGAATATTTCTGGTGGACAAAAGCAGAGGTTGGCTTTAGCTAGGGCGATTGTCTCAGACCCACCTATATTAATTTTAGATGAATCTACTAGTGCGCTTGACCCTATATTAGAAGCTCAAGTCCTAGATAAAATTTTATATTATCGCCAAGGTAAGACGACAATTATGATTAGTCATCGTCCTAGAGTTATTTTGCGTGCAGATTTTATTATTATGTTGGATAGAGGACAGTTAAAAATCCAAGGATGTTCTGATGATTTACAAGGTCAGTCTGGGGAGCATTTAGATTTTTTAATTCCTTAG
- a CDS encoding ParA family protein yields MIITVAAFKGGVGKSTTALHLATYLQGKADTLLVDGDLNRSALNWSNRGSLPFKVADEQQAVSLAGIYEHIVIDTPARPDTEELKTLAKGCDLLVIPTTPDAIALAATFHMIDLLTKIKVKYKILLTIVPPNPNKAGEEARATLLNAGFPVFKSGIRRLAVFQRAALEGVPVKAVKDPYAQIAWRCYAEVGKEILD; encoded by the coding sequence ATGATTATTACTGTAGCCGCCTTTAAAGGCGGGGTAGGTAAATCTACCACTGCATTACATCTAGCTACTTACCTCCAAGGCAAAGCGGACACACTGTTAGTAGATGGTGATTTAAACCGCAGTGCTTTAAATTGGTCAAATCGAGGTTCTTTACCCTTTAAGGTGGCTGATGAGCAGCAGGCGGTAAGCCTAGCGGGGATTTATGAGCATATAGTTATCGATACTCCAGCGCGTCCAGATACCGAAGAACTCAAAACACTAGCGAAAGGATGCGATTTGTTAGTTATTCCCACAACACCAGATGCGATCGCCTTAGCTGCAACTTTTCACATGATAGATTTACTAACAAAGATAAAAGTAAAGTATAAAATATTGCTTACAATTGTCCCACCAAATCCTAATAAAGCAGGGGAAGAAGCCAGAGCAACTCTATTGAATGCTGGATTTCCTGTATTCAAGTCAGGGATTCGTCGCTTGGCTGTCTTCCAACGTGCAGCTTTAGAAGGGGTTCCAGTCAAGGCAGTTAAAGACCCTTACGCCCAAATTGCTTGGCGATGTTATGCCGAGGTAGGAAAAGAGATATTAGACTAA
- a CDS encoding CopG family transcriptional regulator, whose protein sequence is MSNKKKTSRFDDLIDAARSRQQRDQPPSKEDKPTSQSKSTDPAYTRTTLYLPKQLHRQLKAAAASQERQMSDIVTELVEKWLKSGE, encoded by the coding sequence TTGAGTAATAAGAAAAAAACTAGTCGCTTTGATGATTTAATTGACGCAGCTCGTAGCCGTCAACAACGAGATCAGCCTCCATCAAAGGAAGATAAACCAACTTCCCAAAGCAAAAGCACAGACCCAGCCTATACCCGTACAACTCTCTATTTGCCAAAACAACTACATCGGCAACTAAAAGCCGCAGCCGCTTCTCAAGAGCGTCAAATGAGCGATATTGTGACGGAGTTAGTTGAGAAGTGGCTCAAGAGTGGGGAGTAG
- a CDS encoding GerMN domain-containing protein has product MNNRCFLLLATVAIASLTSCSPNPSNTTTNAISPTPTPSVARLRSKTKTIEPKAVSGKTVNVILYTSDIQCQEFVPQKVIVPATTPVTNVVGKIIQEQDTADFSLSGYRVRVRNGIATVDLRRSPQSKRQFTSLSSCEQFALFGSLRKTLTSNSQWGIREVRFTERGEDIVL; this is encoded by the coding sequence ATGAATAACAGGTGCTTTTTACTATTGGCAACAGTAGCGATCGCCAGCCTCACCAGTTGTAGTCCTAACCCCAGCAACACAACAACCAACGCGATATCGCCAACACCCACACCAAGCGTAGCTCGACTGCGTTCTAAAACCAAAACTATCGAACCAAAAGCTGTTTCCGGGAAAACAGTTAACGTCATCTTATATACCAGTGATATTCAGTGCCAAGAATTTGTACCACAAAAAGTCATCGTCCCAGCAACTACACCCGTAACCAATGTAGTCGGTAAAATTATCCAAGAACAAGACACAGCAGACTTTAGCTTATCCGGCTATCGCGTCAGAGTTAGAAATGGTATTGCCACAGTTGATTTAAGACGTTCACCCCAGTCAAAACGCCAATTTACCTCTCTATCTAGCTGTGAACAATTCGCCCTATTTGGCAGCCTCCGTAAAACCTTAACCAGTAACTCCCAATGGGGAATTAGAGAAGTTCGCTTTACCGAAAGAGGCGAGGATATTGTGCTTTAG
- a CDS encoding integrase: MANSFDLRKSVWEGTLIEKWEPSKWKQWKAKQTDELAKLEREYLRIKHAVQQANAALNLDRIKIKLKLTSPKTIGLQGTFPCRLGDVGKDGSPNKQYTISCGFTANDTGVKMAVFKARELDLLLITKQFQWTPELLGKQAQKIELPNLKNSGKLIGELIQEYEREFWKTHEQNRRGIRTWETHYMRHLKKLPQDVPISAQALEMALEKTKPNTSARFFMVWQLKKFCEFCGIDDFKTIYAYATPKPHPTLRKIPSDEEIIQGFEKIGVPLSAYTSKDNLTQPEQWQWAYGMLATYGLRPHELFAVDVEAFIDPRNTFHLVTLNPSLTEGTKTGERSCGIPPLHPHWVDLFKLKNIRLPYNEGKLSNKTAKLYIKFKNADIDFRPYDLRHAYAIRGHRLRVPIKTMADYMGHSVQEHTKTYQRWMNEDTNLEIYREVVIHRQGTTKEAMKERIKELEAENMALKAENATLKGLLIQHQLGELLS, from the coding sequence ATGGCAAATAGTTTTGACCTACGCAAATCAGTATGGGAAGGTACGCTAATTGAGAAATGGGAACCTTCTAAATGGAAGCAATGGAAAGCTAAACAAACCGATGAACTTGCCAAGCTAGAACGGGAATATTTACGAATTAAACACGCTGTTCAACAGGCAAATGCGGCTTTAAATTTAGATAGAATTAAGATTAAACTGAAACTAACAAGTCCGAAGACTATTGGTTTACAAGGTACGTTCCCTTGTAGACTTGGTGATGTGGGGAAAGATGGAAGTCCCAATAAACAATATACAATTTCTTGTGGCTTTACTGCTAATGATACTGGGGTGAAAATGGCAGTTTTCAAGGCGCGGGAATTAGATTTATTATTAATTACAAAACAATTCCAATGGACACCAGAGTTATTAGGTAAACAGGCACAAAAGATAGAATTACCTAACTTGAAAAACTCCGGCAAATTGATTGGAGAATTAATTCAAGAATATGAGCGGGAATTTTGGAAAACTCACGAACAAAATAGGCGGGGTATCCGGACTTGGGAAACCCATTACATGAGGCATCTGAAAAAACTACCTCAGGATGTACCTATATCTGCCCAAGCTTTAGAAATGGCTTTAGAAAAGACTAAACCTAACACTTCTGCTAGGTTTTTTATGGTGTGGCAGTTGAAAAAGTTTTGCGAGTTTTGCGGCATTGATGATTTTAAAACTATTTATGCCTACGCAACACCTAAACCTCATCCAACTCTCCGCAAAATCCCTTCAGATGAGGAAATTATTCAAGGTTTTGAGAAGATTGGTGTTCCTCTATCAGCATATACGAGTAAAGACAACCTCACACAACCCGAACAATGGCAATGGGCTTATGGAATGCTGGCTACCTATGGTTTAAGACCTCATGAGTTATTTGCTGTAGATGTAGAGGCTTTTATTGACCCCAGAAATACTTTTCATTTAGTAACACTAAATCCTAGTTTGACGGAAGGAACTAAAACTGGTGAACGGAGTTGTGGTATTCCCCCTTTACATCCCCATTGGGTAGATTTATTTAAGTTAAAAAATATTAGATTGCCTTATAACGAAGGTAAGTTGAGTAATAAAACTGCAAAGTTATATATCAAATTTAAAAATGCGGATATAGATTTTAGACCTTATGATTTACGTCATGCTTATGCTATCCGTGGTCATCGTTTACGAGTGCCTATCAAGACTATGGCAGATTATATGGGGCATTCGGTACAAGAGCATACCAAAACTTATCAAAGATGGATGAATGAAGATACTAATTTAGAAATTTATAGGGAGGTTGTGATCCATAGACAAGGGACTACTAAGGAGGCGATGAAGGAGAGGATTAAGGAATTAGAGGCTGAGAATATGGCTTTGAAAGCTGAAAATGCTACGCTCAAAGGTTTATTAATACAGCATCAGTTGGGTGAATTATTAAGTTGA
- a CDS encoding PAS domain-containing sensor histidine kinase: MTDNLITIDKNTYNSLQEELTHLRQLAAKTLTPELYIEYTPAAIAIFDHKMRYLLASRRWREEYGLVNEDIIGRSHDEVCSGGILGWQRIFQRCLAGTTEKYEEDILIRKDGTIDWVKWEINPWYEASGEVGGLAVFSEVITERKQAQIALADSERRLRDIAANIPGAIFQFTNRNGSWQVDYISDFIWSLAGITPEEMMADLSCFFALVHPEDLEGYIASVVEAVENATPWHYEARLIKPNGEMRWWQGDSTFTRTPSGEVIFCGVLLDITERKQAEAELKRLNEDLAARITERTTALQQTEALLQRLADNVPGMLYEFHLKTDGTMYFPYLSSGCRELMERDPQEIQNDAAVTFADIYPDDIVSVQEAIAYSAQTLQNFESEWRIITPSGKQKWLKASSKPERLLGGEVTWYGYLLDITERKQVEALLQEQEQFLRSIYEGVDQIIFVVDVLDNDEFLFSGWSPSAEKITGIREAEIVGKTPEYLHGSLEGAAVRQRYKNCVEAGTSIAYEECLTSHNQETWWLTKINPLKNSEGEIYRLVGTTLNITQRKQAELKLQQQAEYLENTLRELQHTQTQLIHSEKMSSIGNMVAGVAHEINNPVNFIHGNLIPACEYAQDLLHLLELYQIHFPHPPEEIQEFIIDIDLDFLKEDLVKLLQSMRVGTQRIREIVLSLRNFSRLDEAEFKQVNIHEGIDSTLMILQNRLKAKADHPEIVVVKEYGNLPLIDCYPGQLNQVFMNLLSNAIDALDESIVSEQLSVTTPSICIQSNVFNNNWVRISIADNGVGIPQAILSKLFDPFFTTKSVGKGTGLGLSISYQIIVDRHKGKLSCNSTLGQGAEFVIEIPINQ; encoded by the coding sequence ATGACTGATAATCTCATTACTATAGATAAAAATACTTACAATTCTCTGCAAGAGGAACTGACTCACTTACGTCAACTAGCGGCAAAGACTTTAACACCAGAGTTATATATCGAATATACTCCTGCGGCGATCGCAATATTTGACCACAAGATGCGCTACTTGCTAGCTAGCCGTCGCTGGCGGGAGGAATATGGCTTAGTGAATGAGGATATTATCGGTCGTTCCCATGATGAGGTTTGTTCTGGTGGTATTTTAGGTTGGCAAAGAATTTTTCAGCGTTGTTTGGCGGGGACTACAGAGAAATACGAAGAAGACATCCTCATCCGCAAAGATGGCACAATTGATTGGGTGAAGTGGGAAATAAACCCTTGGTATGAAGCATCAGGGGAGGTGGGGGGTTTAGCTGTCTTCTCTGAGGTTATTACGGAGCGGAAACAGGCCCAAATCGCTCTTGCTGATAGTGAAAGGCGTTTAAGAGATATTGCAGCTAATATACCTGGGGCTATCTTTCAGTTCACAAATCGTAATGGTAGCTGGCAAGTAGACTATATCAGTGATTTTATCTGGTCACTGGCTGGCATTACCCCCGAAGAAATGATGGCAGATTTAAGTTGCTTTTTTGCGCTGGTGCATCCAGAAGATTTGGAAGGCTATATTGCTTCGGTAGTAGAGGCTGTGGAAAATGCCACTCCTTGGCACTATGAAGCGCGGTTAATCAAGCCTAACGGGGAAATGCGTTGGTGGCAAGGAGATTCAACGTTTACACGGACACCAAGTGGAGAAGTCATCTTTTGTGGAGTTTTGTTAGATATTACAGAACGCAAGCAAGCAGAAGCGGAACTCAAACGACTAAATGAAGATTTAGCAGCCAGAATTACAGAACGCACCACAGCCTTACAGCAGACAGAGGCACTGTTGCAGCGACTAGCCGATAATGTGCCAGGGATGCTGTATGAATTTCATCTTAAAACTGATGGGACGATGTATTTCCCTTATCTTTCTTCTGGGTGTCGAGAACTGATGGAACGAGATCCCCAGGAAATACAAAATGATGCTGCGGTGACTTTTGCGGATATTTATCCTGACGATATTGTTAGTGTACAAGAGGCGATCGCTTATTCTGCCCAAACTCTGCAAAACTTTGAATCTGAGTGGCGCATCATCACCCCCTCGGGAAAGCAGAAATGGCTGAAGGCTTCTTCCAAACCAGAACGGCTACTAGGCGGCGAAGTTACTTGGTATGGTTATCTCCTCGACATTACCGAGCGAAAACAAGTAGAAGCATTACTCCAAGAACAAGAGCAATTTTTACGCAGTATTTATGAGGGTGTTGACCAAATTATTTTTGTGGTCGATGTTTTAGATAATGACGAATTTCTTTTTTCTGGCTGGAGTCCTTCAGCAGAGAAAATTACAGGGATCAGGGAAGCTGAGATTGTTGGTAAAACTCCTGAATATTTGCATGGTAGCCTTGAAGGTGCAGCAGTTCGTCAACGATATAAAAACTGTGTAGAAGCTGGTACTAGCATTGCTTATGAAGAGTGTTTAACTTCACACAATCAAGAAACTTGGTGGCTAACTAAAATTAATCCTCTGAAAAATAGTGAAGGGGAAATTTATCGCTTGGTAGGTACAACCTTAAATATTACCCAGCGTAAGCAAGCTGAACTTAAATTGCAGCAGCAAGCAGAGTATTTAGAAAATACTCTACGGGAATTGCAACATACTCAAACTCAACTTATCCATAGTGAGAAAATGTCTTCTATTGGCAATATGGTTGCAGGTGTTGCCCATGAAATTAATAATCCTGTGAACTTTATTCATGGTAATCTCATTCCCGCCTGTGAATATGCTCAAGATTTGTTGCACTTACTAGAACTTTATCAAATTCATTTTCCCCATCCTCCAGAAGAAATTCAGGAATTTATTATAGATATTGACCTAGATTTTCTTAAGGAAGATTTGGTGAAACTCCTACAATCTATGCGTGTGGGAACTCAACGCATTCGAGAAATTGTTCTCTCACTACGCAATTTTTCTCGCCTTGATGAAGCCGAATTTAAGCAAGTGAATATTCATGAAGGTATTGATAGTACACTCATGATATTACAAAATCGTTTGAAGGCTAAAGCTGACCATCCAGAAATTGTCGTTGTTAAAGAGTATGGAAATTTACCATTAATTGATTGTTATCCTGGTCAATTAAATCAGGTGTTTATGAATCTCCTTAGTAATGCTATTGATGCTTTGGATGAGTCGATTGTTAGTGAACAGTTGTCAGTTACTACACCTAGTATTTGTATTCAAAGTAATGTTTTTAATAATAACTGGGTGCGAATCTCTATTGCTGATAATGGTGTTGGGATTCCTCAAGCAATATTATCAAAGTTATTTGACCCATTTTTTACTACTAAGTCTGTGGGGAAAGGAACTGGATTAGGGTTATCTATCAGTTATCAAATTATTGTGGATAGACACAAGGGTAAATTATCGTGTAACTCAACATTAGGACAAGGAGCGGAATTTGTGATTGAAATTCCTATTAATCAGTGA
- a CDS encoding Uma2 family endonuclease, whose protein sequence is MTAYTINLNPIIKLTDEQFYQLCQENPEVKFERNSQGELIIMSPSDNLEDAQAKMREYIDNQVKLGWLINRKTRQVEIYRQGKPTQVLDSPTQLSGEDTLPGFILNLQIIW, encoded by the coding sequence ATGACAGCATACACAATCAACTTAAACCCCATCATCAAACTCACAGATGAGCAATTTTATCAGTTATGTCAAGAAAACCCAGAAGTTAAATTTGAGCGTAACTCTCAAGGTGAATTAATCATTATGTCACCTAGCGATAACTTGGAAGATGCACAAGCTAAAATGCGAGAATATATTGATAATCAAGTAAAACTAGGCTGGCTAATTAACCGCAAAACACGCCAAGTAGAAATCTATCGTCAAGGAAAGCCAACACAAGTATTAGATTCCCCTACACAGTTATCTGGGGAAGATACACTCCCAGGCTTTATCCTCAACTTGCAGATAATTTGGTAA
- a CDS encoding ABC transporter ATP-binding protein, with translation MPLETQNLTGGYTNKAVVKDISLVVEKGEWLSLVGANGSGKSTLLKLMSRLLLPQTGTVLLDGKAIHTQPAAIVAQKLALLPQQQAIPSGLTVRQLVSLGRTPHQPWWQWDLDTEDRDKVNEALHLTQMEGYQDRLVEQLSGGERQRAFLALALAQNPQILLLDEPTTYLDIRYQLELLDLLKNLNQKPGITILTVLHEINLAARYSSRIALLYQGNITALGQPEIVLTPENLAQVLGIEVAVLNTPVGLQICPLNPIHQ, from the coding sequence ATGCCTCTAGAAACACAAAACCTCACAGGTGGATACACAAACAAAGCCGTAGTTAAAGACATATCTTTAGTAGTCGAAAAAGGCGAATGGTTGAGTTTAGTAGGTGCTAATGGTTCTGGCAAATCCACCCTACTAAAACTCATGAGTCGCCTATTACTTCCCCAAACAGGAACAGTATTACTAGATGGAAAAGCAATTCATACTCAACCCGCCGCTATTGTTGCTCAAAAACTAGCCTTATTACCTCAACAACAAGCAATTCCTTCAGGCTTAACAGTCCGACAATTAGTATCCTTAGGACGCACCCCGCACCAGCCTTGGTGGCAATGGGATTTAGATACAGAAGATAGAGACAAAGTGAATGAAGCTTTGCATTTAACTCAGATGGAAGGCTATCAAGACCGACTTGTAGAACAACTTTCAGGCGGTGAAAGACAAAGAGCATTTTTAGCACTAGCCCTAGCTCAAAACCCGCAAATATTACTCCTAGATGAACCCACCACCTATTTAGATATTCGCTACCAGTTAGAACTATTAGATTTATTAAAAAATCTGAATCAAAAACCAGGAATCACGATTTTAACAGTGCTGCACGAAATCAATTTAGCTGCTAGATATAGTTCTCGTATCGCCTTACTGTATCAAGGAAATATTACTGCTTTAGGGCAACCAGAGATTGTGCTTACACCAGAAAACTTAGCTCAAGTTTTAGGTATAGAAGTAGCAGTTTTAAATACACCTGTAGGCTTACAAATTTGTCCTTTAAATCCAATTCATCAATAA
- a CDS encoding FecCD family ABC transporter permease encodes MTNNKAKLPLATLCLIVVLILAVGASLSFGAVAITPEQLWLAVWGRGEQLYQTILWDLRLPRTVAAILVGAALGMSGALLQGMLRNGLADPFLLGISAGAGLVAIAMFSLGVFLAWVPLAAWFGGVLTTVIVYFLAKTGDGISVERLILGGVAVSAMFGAVQSVLLLLTEDGRIQTALNWLIGSLNGRGWAEVTTAGVYISVALVLGCLLARSLNLLNLGDELAVSLGVSLGRSRILIGGVATLLAAGAVSIGGLIGFVGLIVPHGIRLLVGNDYRAILPLSALGGAIVMTIADLLSRLGAVELPVGSITALLGSPLFIWLLYRRQNRI; translated from the coding sequence ATGACTAACAACAAAGCCAAACTACCCTTAGCCACCCTATGCTTAATTGTCGTTCTCATTTTGGCAGTGGGCGCTTCCCTATCCTTTGGTGCTGTCGCCATCACCCCTGAACAATTGTGGCTGGCGGTGTGGGGGAGGGGAGAACAACTTTATCAAACCATCCTTTGGGATTTGCGCTTACCCAGGACTGTGGCGGCGATTTTGGTAGGTGCAGCCTTAGGAATGTCAGGGGCGCTGTTGCAAGGGATGTTACGCAATGGACTAGCTGATCCATTTTTACTAGGCATATCTGCGGGTGCAGGTTTGGTAGCCATAGCCATGTTTAGTTTAGGAGTGTTCTTAGCTTGGGTTCCCTTGGCGGCATGGTTTGGGGGGGTGCTGACGACGGTAATTGTCTATTTTCTCGCCAAAACAGGGGATGGTATTTCTGTAGAACGGCTAATTTTGGGTGGTGTAGCGGTCAGCGCCATGTTTGGGGCAGTACAATCTGTTTTGCTGCTGTTAACAGAGGATGGACGCATACAGACTGCTTTAAACTGGCTAATTGGTAGTTTGAATGGTAGGGGATGGGCAGAAGTCACTACAGCCGGGGTTTATATTAGTGTCGCCTTGGTGTTGGGATGTTTGTTAGCGCGATCGCTAAATTTATTAAATCTAGGGGATGAGTTAGCCGTAAGTTTGGGGGTTTCCCTTGGGCGATCGCGCATTTTGATCGGGGGAGTTGCTACACTATTAGCCGCAGGTGCTGTGAGTATTGGCGGTTTGATTGGTTTTGTCGGCTTAATCGTACCTCACGGTATCCGGTTACTAGTAGGTAATGATTATCGCGCCATCTTACCACTCAGCGCCTTAGGAGGTGCGATCGTTATGACTATTGCAGACTTACTTTCCCGCTTAGGTGCAGTAGAACTTCCCGTAGGTTCCATCACAGCATTACTAGGTTCCCCCCTCTTCATTTGGCTACTATACCGCCGCCAAAACAGAATCTAA